The Sphingopyxis sp. BE259 nucleotide sequence CGGGCGAACAGCTTGACCCTATCCGACAGCGCGAACTCGGCGCGCAAATCGACCAGCGTATAATCGTCGAGCCGCGTCGCATTGCTCGCATTGTCGAAACTCTTGCCCGACCAGCGCACGGCCGCTCCCAGGCTGAGCCCGAAGTCGAAGGCGTAATTTGCCGAGGCGTTTGCCGTGTCGCGCGGCCGCCGCGGCAGCCATTTGCCGAAATTGGCGGTGCCGGGCGAGCGATCCTCGGCGACGACCCAGCTGTAATTGCCGTCCACCGTCAGCCCGCCGAGAGTCAGCGCCGCCGATGCTTCGATGCCATGCGCTTCGGCGCGCGCAACATTGAGATAATAGCCGAAGCGCCGCGCCGCCGGATTGCCGGGAACGAAACACAGCGGATCGGTGGCGGTCGCCGAACAGCTGTTGAAGATGATCTGGTTCGTCGTCGTGCGGTCGAACCAGGTCGCCCCGATGACCAGCTGGCGACCGAGCAGATGTTGTTCGATGCCCGCTTCCCAGCCCTTGGCGGCTTCGGGATCGAGGCTGACGTTGCCGAATTCGCTGAACAGCTGGAACAGGCTCGGCGCCTTGAAACCCTCGCCATAGCTGGCGCGCAGCACGGTATCGGTCGGCAGCCGCCACACGCCGCCTGCTGCGAACAAAGTCTGTCCGCCATAACGGTCATGGTCGTCATAGCGCACCCCGCCATTGAGCGTCAGCCCATCGACCGGTTCGACGCTCAGCTGGCCATAGGCGCTCGTGATTTCGGCCTCGCCGCGCGCGAACGCAGGCAGCGGGGTCGACAACGATGCCGCGGGCGACCGGCTGCGAAAATCGGACCGCTCATTCTCGGCCCCGAAGATCGCCGAAATGCGGTCGCCGACCGCGAAACTGCCCTGATATTCCCAGCGTTTGTTGCGGCCGTCGGCCTCGAAACTTTGCGGCCGGGCGCGGGTCGGGTTGAAATTGTCGCGGTTGGTGTCGGTGTAGCCGTAAGCGATGCGGTTCTGGAACCGCCCATCGGCGAGGGCGAAATTGACCCCCGCATAGCCGACGAACTCCTTGTTCAGCCCATAGTCGGCGCTGTCGGCGTTGAAGCCGTCGAATTGCACCCGTCCGCTGGCATAAGTGCCGCGAACCTCGACGCTGACATTGTCGGCGAGCGCCAGTTCGGCGCGGCCCGACAGAGTGTGGTTGCGATAGCCGTCGCGTTCGACCCCGCCGAACGCTCTGGCGTGCGACGAAATGCCGTCGGTGGTGAAGCGCTGGCCGCCGATCCGCCAGCTGAGCGGGCCGGTCTGGCCACCGATCGCGGCGCGCGCGCTGACCGTGTTGCGCGATCCCGCTTCGATGTCGAAACTGCCTTCAAGCGCCTTCTCGGGCGATGCGGTGACGATATTGACCACCCCGCCGATCGCCTGGCTGCCCCACAGGATCGACTGCGGCCCGCGCAGCACCTCGATCCGCGCGATGTCGCCGACCAGCAAATTGGTGAAGTTGAAGCCGCCGCCGGTCGACGACGGATCGTTGAGCTTCACCCCGTCGATCACGACGACGCTATGGTCCGATTCGGCGCCGCGGATACGCAGCGATGTCGATGTCCCATAACCGCCGTTACGCGAGATGCTGATCGCCGGGGTGCGGAGCAGCAGTTCGGTGACGCCAATATCCTGCGCGCGGTCGATCGCGGCCTTGTCGAGCACCGCGATCGCGGCGGGAATTTCGTCAAGGGTCAGCGGCGCGCGGGTTGCGGTGACAATGATGGTCTCGCCGTCGGCGGCGACGGCGTGCGCTGCCTCGTTGGCAAGCACGGGGGAGGACGCCGCCAGGACGGCGAGCGAAACGGAAACACGAAAAATGCGATTCATCTTGGTAACCTTGTCGACAACACCGCGCGCACGCGGGATCGCTGTCTGGGCCACCGGGCGCACGACAACGTCCCCGCGCGAACGCGGTTCACTTTGTCGTCATGCGGGTTCACCCCCGTCCGCTCGGTGCACCCTGCCCGCGCGAAAGACGACGGCGACGGGCAGGTCTCCTGGCTTGCGGGTCAGCGCCGGATCGGCCGCCTTCTCGGGACAGACAGTCCCAATGGCAATTGGCCGATGGCTCGCCGCGTACAGTTGCAGGGGCAGCCGGGGTTTTCCCGTTCCCTCTTAGTCCCCGTCGCCGGGGAACCTGTCGCTTGGCGCCCGTTAGCTTGATTTCGGGGTGGCGGTCAATCGCTGCTCTCGAGGCTGCGTGGATTCAGCGTAATATCCCTCCCCCTTCATGGGGGAGGCAGTGAGACTTGGCAGCTTGCTGCCTCGTCGCAGCGGTGGGGGTGCGCCCTCGATCCGAGACGATGGCGCAAGGACGCACCGTCACCCCCATCCAACTTCGCCTAGCCACATTCGTGGCAAGGCTGCGTATCCTTCCCCCATCAAGGGGAAGGGGGGCATCACCCCGGCCCTAAAACAGCCCCGGCAGTTCGCGCTGCGCGGCGCTCGGCTCGTCGGTGACCAGCATTTCGGGCTCGGCCTGTACGCGGACATTGCTGCTCTGGGCTGCCGGACCGACGCTGGCCTCGGCGATCCGCGTCGTGCAGCTGCGGCCCGCCAGGAAATCGATCGCGGCGCGCACCGATGCTTCGCGCGGATCGCCCAGCGGCAGGGTCAAATCGTCGCCTGCGGCGCAGCTGTTGGCGATCTTCGGTGCCAGCCCGCCGTAATAGTCGCTCGCGCCGGTCGCATTGCCGGTGGCGAAGGCGACGACGCGCATCCGGTCGTCGCACTCGGCCTTGTCGAGCGCGATCTGGCCGACCGGCTTGCCAAAGGTGTTGCTGCCGACCAGCGTCATGTTGGTGCCCAGATAGGGCAGCATCGAATTGATCACCAGTTCGCTGGCCGATGCGGTGGATCCGGTGCCGATAAAGGCGATCCGGGTCGGCGCAATCGATTCGGGCTGCGGGTTAAAGAAATGGCGGTCGTTTTCGACCGACTTCGAGGCGCGAAAATTGGTCTGCGAATAAAGGTCGCTCGACGTGCGGTTGTTGCCGAGCAGGTCGCCCATCAGTTCGGCGGTCGAAACCAGCCCGCCGCCATTGTAACGGAAATCGATGATGACGTCGGTCACCCCCTGATTGCGGAAATTCAGGAAGGCGGCCCGCAATTGCGGGTTCGCCGACGAGATGAAGGTGCGGAGATTGAGGTAGCCGTAATTGCGGCCGCCCTCGGTGATGATTTTCGCCCCGTAGCGGTCCGAAATCGGATCGAGATCATAATCGGCCTTGGCGACGGTGACGTCGCGGGTGCCTGCCGCATCGTTGATCCGCAGCACGCGG carries:
- a CDS encoding TonB-dependent receptor domain-containing protein, whose protein sequence is MNRIFRVSVSLAVLAASSPVLANEAAHAVAADGETIIVTATRAPLTLDEIPAAIAVLDKAAIDRAQDIGVTELLLRTPAISISRNGGYGTSTSLRIRGAESDHSVVVIDGVKLNDPSSTGGGFNFTNLLVGDIARIEVLRGPQSILWGSQAIGGVVNIVTASPEKALEGSFDIEAGSRNTVSARAAIGGQTGPLSWRIGGQRFTTDGISSHARAFGGVERDGYRNHTLSGRAELALADNVSVEVRGTYASGRVQFDGFNADSADYGLNKEFVGYAGVNFALADGRFQNRIAYGYTDTNRDNFNPTRARPQSFEADGRNKRWEYQGSFAVGDRISAIFGAENERSDFRSRSPAASLSTPLPAFARGEAEITSAYGQLSVEPVDGLTLNGGVRYDDHDRYGGQTLFAAGGVWRLPTDTVLRASYGEGFKAPSLFQLFSEFGNVSLDPEAAKGWEAGIEQHLLGRQLVIGATWFDRTTTNQIIFNSCSATATDPLCFVPGNPAARRFGYYLNVARAEAHGIEASAALTLGGLTVDGNYSWVVAEDRSPGTANFGKWLPRRPRDTANASANYAFDFGLSLGAAVRWSGKSFDNASNATRLDDYTLVDLRAEFALSDRVKLFARAENIFDEQYMTAFRYGSLGRSVYTGIRGRF
- a CDS encoding S41 family peptidase, whose translation is MKHRSQKTIALLTISAFVLASCGGGGSSSGGGGGGGPVTVTPTPSPTPAASCGLAARQGFAKAVIDEWYLFPGDVATGVSPASYTDVQSYIDALVAPARALGKDRFFTYITSIAEENAFFASGSSAGFGIRLTYDPAGQRVLIAEAYETAPAFAAGIDRGTAIIGIGSNSGNIRSISSIVAAEGTAGITNALGPNDPGVTRVLRINDAAGTRDVTVAKADYDLDPISDRYGAKIITEGGRNYGYLNLRTFISSANPQLRAAFLNFRNQGVTDVIIDFRYNGGGLVSTAELMGDLLGNNRTSSDLYSQTNFRASKSVENDRHFFNPQPESIAPTRIAFIGTGSTASASELVINSMLPYLGTNMTLVGSNTFGKPVGQIALDKAECDDRMRVVAFATGNATGASDYYGGLAPKIANSCAAGDDLTLPLGDPREASVRAAIDFLAGRSCTTRIAEASVGPAAQSSNVRVQAEPEMLVTDEPSAAQRELPGLF